The Orcinus orca chromosome 16, mOrcOrc1.1, whole genome shotgun sequence genome includes a window with the following:
- the GPER1 gene encoding G-protein coupled estrogen receptor 1: METPPGASNGSSSGLGLPRALANSSAALSEQQQRAVGLFLSCLYTIFLFPIGFAGNLLILVVNIRFREKMTIPDLYFTNLAAADLVLVADSLIEVFNLDEQYYDITALCTFMSLFLQVNMYSSVFFLTWMSFDRYLALAKATRCGPFRTKPRARLSCGLIWMASVSATLVPFTAVHLQHSEDVCFCFADVREVQWLEVTLGFVVPFAIIGLCYSLIVRVLVTAHRHHGLRPRRQKALRMILAVVLVFFVCWLPENVFISVHLLQRAPPGAGPCQRSPRHAHPLAGHVVNLAAFSNSCLNPLVYSFLGETFRDKLRLYLEQKTSLSALNRFCHAALKAAVPDSTEQAEVKSSSAV; encoded by the coding sequence ATGGAGACGCCGCCGGGCGCCTCCAACGGCTCCTCCAGCGGCCTCGGCCTGCCCCGCGCGCTGGCCAACAGCTCGGCCGCGCTCTCGGAGCAGCAGCAGCGCGCCGTCGGGctcttcctgtcctgcctctacaCCATCTTCCTCTTCCCCATCGGCTTCGCGGGCAACCTCCTGATCCTGGTGGTGAACATCCGCTTCCGGGAGAAGATGACCATCCCCGACCTGTACTTCACCAACCTGGCGGCCGCGGACCTCGTCCTGGTGGCAGACTCGCTGATCGAGGTGTTCAACCTGGACGAGCAGTACTACGACATCACCGCGCTCTGCACCTTCATGTCGCTCTTCCTGCAGGTCAACATGTACAGCAGCGTCTTCTTCCTCACCTGGATGAGCTTCGACCGCTACCTGGCTCTGGCCAAGGCCACGCGCTGCGGCCCGTTCCGCACCAAGCCCCGCGCACGGCTGAGCTGCGGCCTCATCTGGATGGCCTCCGTGTCTGCCACCCTGGTGCCCTTCACCGCCGTGCACCTGCAGCACAGCGAGGACGTCTGCTTCTGCTTCGCGGACGTCAGGGAGGTGCAGTGGCTGGAGGTCACGCTGGGCTTCGTGGTCCCCTTCGCCATCATCGGCCTCTGCTACTCGCTCATCGTCAGGGTCCTGGTGACGGCGCACCGGCACCATGGGCTTCGCCCGCGGAGGCAGAAGGCTCTGCGCATGATCCTGGCCGTGGTCCTGGTCTTCTTTGTGTGCTGGCTGCCCGAGAACGTCTTCATCAGCGTGCACCTGCTGCAGCGTGCGCCACCCGGGGCCGGACCCTGCCAGAGGTCCCCCCGCCACGCGCACCCGCTGGCCGGCCACGTGGTCAACCTGGCCGCCTTCTCCAACAGCTGCCTCAACCCCCTGGTCTACAGCTTCCTCGGGGAGACCTTCCGAGACAAGCTGCGGCTCTACCTGGAGCAGAAGACCAGCCTGTCCGCCCTGAACCGCTTCTGCCACGCGGCCCTCAAGGCGGCAGTCCCGGACAGCACCGAGCAGGCCGAGGTGAAGTCCAGCAGTGCCGTgtag